The following DNA comes from Mycobacteroides immunogenum.
CTGGTCGGGCTGATCAACACCCAAGAGACCATCAGCTTCCTCAATGGTCTGCAGCGGCAATTGAACGACACGATCGTCGCAGAGTCCGCCAGGGCTGGGTTCACGCCAGTGATCCCCGCGACCAGCAGCGACCACAGCGTGTGTGCCGCCGACTTCCAGCGCTACGTGTCCATGACGGGCGCCGGTGCCGGCGATGAGGGAATTCCCATGCACCCCACTGCCCCTGGCCGCCAGTACGTGGCCGAGCGCATCGCGATCGCTATGCGGTCCGCAGGAATTCAGGGCGCTTAATCGCGCGTGATGATGGCGCTGCCGAGCACCTCGTCACCCTCGGTGTCGGGGCGGTACAACACCACCGTCTGCCCCGGGGCCACACCGCGCAGGGCGGTGCGCAGCCGAACCTGAATCCGGTCGGTCCCGGGATCGACGATGGCATCGACCACCGATCCATGCGCGCGGACCTGCACCTGGCATTCGACCGGCTCGGTCGGCACGCGCCCGGAGGTCCAGACCACGGGCTCTCCGCCGAACTCCCAAATCTCAAGATCCTCAACGGTTCCCACCCGCACGGTGGCGGTCTCCGCGTCGATCGACGTGACGTAGCGGGGACGGCCATCGGCGGCGGGTCCGACCAGCCCAAGTCCCTTGCGCTGACCGATGGTGAATTCGTGCACCCCAGCGTGGGTGGCCAGCACGCTACCGTCGGCGTCCACCACATTCCCGCGGCGTACCCCGATGCGCGCACCCAGGAAGGCCTGGGTGTCGCCCGAGGGAATGAAGCAAATGTCGTGGCTGTCAGGCTTGTTCGCCACCAGCAGACCGCGCTGCTCGGCCTCAGCGCGGATGTCGGGCTTGGGACTGTCGCCGACGGGGAACAACGCCCGGCTCAACTGTTCCGGCGTCAACACTCCCAGCACATACGACTGATCCTTGTCCGCGTCGACCGCGCGGCGCAGCCGCCCGTCGTGCAGGCGCGCGTAATGACCGGTGGCCACCGCGTCGAAACCCAGCGCGATGGCCCGATCGGCCAGCGCCGCGAACTTGATCTTCTCGTTGCATTTCACGCACGGGTTCGGGGTGCGGCCCTCGGCGTACGCCTCGACAAAGTCATCGATGACGTCCTCTTTGAAGCGATCAGCGAAATCCCAGACATAGAAAGGAATTCCGAGCATGTCGGCGACGCGGCGCGCATCGGCGGCGTCTTCCTTCGAGCAACAGCCACGTGATCCCGTACGCAGCGTGCCCGGCGCGGCCGACAACGCCAGGTGCACCCCGACCACGTCATGTCCGGCGTCCACCATGCGGGCGGCGGCCACCGACGAGTCCACTCCCCCGCTCATCGCGGCAAGCACCTTCATGACCGGCCTCCCGCACTGGCCAAAGCGGCAGCACGCGCACGGGGAACAGCGATATGCAGTGCCTCAAGCGCACGGTCCACATCCGAGGCAACGGAGGTGTGGCCGAAGGTGAAGCGCAGCGAGCCGCGCGCGGCCTGGGGATCGATACCCATTTCGATGAGCACATGCGAAGGACGGGCCACACCCGCCGTGCAGGCGGAACCCGTAGAGCACTCGATACCGTTGGCGTCCAACAACATCAACAGGGAATCACCCTCACAGTCGGCGAAGGTGAAATGCGCGTTGCCCGGCAATCTGCCGCTGCCCGGCGCACCATTGAGCGTGGCACCCTCAATCTCGGTCAGCACATGATCGATCAATGAATCCCGAAGTTCGGCCATTGCCACCGCCCCGTCGCACCGCTCGGAGACGGCCACGACGAGCGCCGTCGACATCGCCACGATGGCCGCGGTGTCGGGAGTGCCAGACCGGATATCGCGCTCATGCCCGCCACCGTGTAGCAATGGAACACAAGCGGTTTCGCGCCGCAGCAGCAGGGCTCCGACCCCCATGGGGCCACCGAACTTGTGCGCGGCCACACTCATCGCCGACAGCCCGCTGAGCCCGAAGTCGACATCGAGCTGGCCGACCGCACCAATGGCATCGCTGTGCATCGGAATATCGAATTCAGCAGCGATGGAAGCTAATTCGCAAACCGGGTTGATGGTGCCGACCTCGTTGTTGGCCCACATCACCGTGATGAGCGCGACGTCGTCATGCTCGGCGAGGGCGGCGCGCAGTGCCCCGGGTGTCACGGTGCCGGCCTCATCCACCGGCAGCCAGGTGACCTCGGCGCCTTCGTGGTCGACCAACCATTGCACGGCATCCAGCACGGCGTGATGCTCCACGGCACTGGCGATGATGCGCCTGCGCCGTGTATCAGCGTCACGACGAGCCCAGTAGATGCCTTTGACCGCGAGGTTGTCGCTCTCGGTGCCACCGGCGGTGAAGATCACCTCCGACGGCCGTGCCCCCAGTGCCGCGGCGATCGACTCGCGCGATTCCTCGACCCGGCGGCGCGCGTCGCGGCCGGACCCGTGCAGAGAGGCGGCGTTCCCGGTCTGCGCCATGGTGGCAGCCATCGCCTCGATGGCAGCGGGGCGCATCGGGGTGGTCGCGGCATGGTCCAGGTAGACCGATCGGGGCATAACGCATCCAGGATAGCGGTCCGGTACCCACAGACAGATTCGGCGGAGAAGAGCAGACACCCTACCCGCGCGTGCGCACGGCCGTCAGGCCGCGATGGGCTCCGGGCGCTCCGGATGCTGGTGGCTGTGGATCTGCGGGATCCGGTCTCCGGCGCGCACGGCCGCCTCACAACGTGCCGCCAGGTCACGACGGCTTTCGCCGGGCAGTTGCAGGCCTGCCACCTGAATGTGCGCCACGGTCATCCGGGTGGCGGTGAGCCGGCGAATGGAGGCCATCAGGGTGTCCTCGCCGACGTAGGCCGGCACTGTCGACAGCTCGCCATTGAGATGGTGATACGTGAGCCGCAGCGGCTGCACCGGCCGTTGCGCGTCGATAGCGGCCTGGAACATGGCGGGACGGAACGACCCGTAGGCACGGCCGCACCAGGTGGTGCCCTCGGGGAACGCCACCACCGTCTGGCCGGCCTCCAGCCGCGAGGCAACGGTGCCCACCACACGGGGCAGGGTGCGCAGGTTTCCGCGTTCGATCGGGATGACGCGCATCATCCGGGCGATAACACCCAGGCCCGGCCAATCGATCAGGTCCGCGCGGGCGACAAAAGAACCCGGCAGCACAGCACCGATGGCGAAGACGTCGACCCAAGACACGTGACCCGCCACCACGAGGGAACCCCGGATGTCGCGAATCGGGCCGCCAGAAACCGAGATGCGAACACCGAGGCAGCGCAACATCAGCCGGCAATAGCCGCGCTGCCAGCGCACCCGTCCGGGAAGCGGAATCCCCAGCAGCGGCGCGAGGGTCAACAGTGTGATCGCCATGGCGATCCGCGTTGTGGTCCGGACGGTCCGGGTCAGCCGCCCGGGTTCGTCGATGGGATTGGCCCGCATGCAGCTATCGTCACAGGTCGCCTTGGGCAACCAGGCGTGAGCGTATTCGGGTGCCATGGCTATTCCGATTCCGGCGACACCGACGTAGCGCCGATTTCTGAGGCTGCCCCAACCGATCTCAGCCGTTTCAGATAGCGCACATCGGCTTCGTTCTTGTTGAGCAGCGCCATGAAATCGGCCACCCCGAAATCGGGGTCGTGCGCGGGCTCTCCGAGCACCTTGGCTCCGAGTCGCAGGTATCCCCGCATGAGCGCGGGGACCTGCACCTTGGCGGGCGGGACGATGTCGTCCAGGCCCATCCCGTCGACAACGACCGGGTTGTAGGGCCGCACCGTGTACTCGGGTGCCGCGGCATGGCGCTTCATCACGAAGTCACGCACGGCACGCACCTGGCTGCCGGGCGCTTGTTCGGGGCTGTCCTGCATGGGGACCGATACACATCCGGTGACGTAGGTGTAGTCGCAGCGATCCAGATAAGCCAGGATTCCTGCCCACATCAACAAGACCACCGCGCCGTTACGGTGATCGCCGCGCACCACGGCGCGGCCCATTTCCACCAGCTGAGGACGCAGCGAATCGAGTCCACTGATGTCGAATTCTGTTGCGCTGTAAAGTCCTCCGGCCGCGATCGCCCCGGGCGGAGGGAGCATCCGATAGCAGCCGACCACATCACCCGAGGTGTCCTCACGCACCAACAGGTGATCGCAGTGCTCGTCGAAACGATCGGCGTCTCGCCCCTCGAAGGCCTCTGGGGTGCTGGCGAGCTGGAAGCCGGGCTCGCTGCTGAACACGTCGTATCGAAGCCGTTGCACGGCATCAATATCGGCGGGGTCATTCGACAGCAGCAGGGTGTAACGGGGACCCAGCGGAGCCTCCCCGTTCACCCCCGCTACCTCTGGCATGGACTGATCTGCGGCGATGAGAACTGACGCGGTACTCATGACTGCGAGATTCGCCGAGCTATGCGGCGGAACGGCATCAGAAGCGTGTCGTGTCCATGCACGATCAGTTAATTGCGGCGTTCAGTACGCCAAATGTGTCCTTGCGGAAGTGAATCGGCAAAGCAAACAGGGCGCTAACACTCGCCGCCGACAGATGCTACGCAGGCACTCGCCGATCAGCTCGCTGTCGCAGTTCCTCCTCGTCTACCAGCACCAACATCGGCGCGCCGGGCTTGCACATCATGGTGACCACGAAGCGCAGCACCGCGTCGGGACGGTTGTTGGCATCCGAGTAGTGGATGACGTCGCCACCGGGCTCCCAGAACGCCTCGCCGGCCTTCACCACGCGCGGGGCTTCACCTTCGAGCTCGAAGAGCATCTCCCCCTCCACCACGTAACCGAAGGCGGGCCCACCCGGATGACGATGCGGTGGGGTGCCCGAACTACCCGCCGGCCACTCGATCTGCACCGTCATCACGTGGGCATCGGACGGGAGCACCGGCGGTGTCACGGATTGCAACACCGTCAGCGCACTCATCGGGTCGTTCGCGATCACCGGCGAGCCATCCAATCGGCGAACCGGGTCGGCGCCAACACGCCGTCCTCACCGGTGACCAGGCTGTAGTCGTCCACGGGAGTACCGAAGTAGGTGGCACCGGCATCCACCACAACCGGCCTCTCGTCACCACGGGCGGCAAGAACTGCCTGCGCCATATCAGCAAACGAAAACTTCTCGGGCCCACCGATATTGATGATGCCGTTGCGCGGCTGCGCCTCCGCCGCATGAGCAACCTGCGCCGAGACGTCGTCGACAGCTATCAGCTGAATCCTGGCGTCGGGCACCCGAATCTCATCCCCGACGACGAGGGTGTCCGTGATGGCCTCTGCGAATTCCTGAAACTGGGTGGCGCGCACGATCGTGTAGGGCAGGCCAGATTCGACGATGATCTGCTCCTGAGCCACTTTGGCACGCATATAGCCGCTGTCGGGCAGACCATCGGCCCCGACGATCGACAGCGCGACATAGTGCCCAACGCCATTCGTCTTGGCGGCGTCAACGAGATTGCGTGCGGAGGCGGTGAAGAAGTCCATAACCGGGCCGTCATCGAACGACGGAGAATTGACAACGTCGATGACCACATTCGATCCGGTCAGCGCATCCACCAAACCCTCGCCGGTCAATACATTCGCGCCCGAAGACAACGACGCCGCGACGACCTCATGGCCATCGGCGGTGAGCAGCGAGACCACCCGCGATCCGATCTGGCCGGTAGCACCAACAACTGTGATTTTCATTGTGCGATTACCTTTCTGGTTACCCGAGTAACGCTCGCAGGTCGACACCGGGCTCGAACCCTGGAAAGTCCGTAGTCGTTCAGCCGGGAAAACCAGTCGGTAAACTTCGGCCCTACTCATCAATTTCGGCGGAGCAGGTAATCAACAGCTATCCGGGATCGCACTTGTGCGGTCGAACTCAAGAATGCGCGGCCCTGGACCGCTTGCTGACCGATGCCCGTTCCGGGCCCAGCCAGGTTCTCGTGCTGCGGGGCGAAGCGGGTGTCGGCAAGACGGCGCTGCTGAGGTATGCCCTCGGTAAAGCGTCAGGACTTCTCCTTGCCCGCGCGTCTGGCGTCGAATCGGAAATGGAACTGCCCTTCGCGGGACTACAGCAGTTCTGCGCCCCCTTTTCGAAGTATCTCGATGCGTTACCCGGCCCACAGCGCGAGGCGCTCGATATCGCATTGGGAACCACCAGCGGTCCACCTCCGGACCGCTTCCTCAGCGGGCTGGCGGTATTGAGCCTGTTGGCCGCGGCCGCCGAACACCAACCGGTGCTGTGCGTGATCGATGACGCGCAATGGCTCGACCGGGTCTCCCTACAGACCCTCGCGTTTGTCACCCGGCGCCTGGGCGGTGAGCCGGTCGCCGTGCTCTTCGCGGTGCGCGGCGAGTCCGCCGACGAACTTACCGGGCTGCCCGAGTTCACCGTGCGCGGACTGCGCGCCGCCGATGCCGGCGCGCTGTTGGATTCCGCGATTCCCGGACTCCTCGATGCACGGGTGCGCGACCGCATTGTCGCCGAGACCCAGGGCAACCCGCTGGCCCTGCTGGAACTGCCCAGGGATCTGACCGCCGAGGAGCTTGCCGGTGGTTTCGGGTGGCCCGATAGCGGTCGCCTGACCGGGCGGATCGAGCAGACGTTCCTGCGGCGAGTCCAGCAACTCCCGACTCAAACACAAACGCTAATGCTCACCGCGGCAACCGATCCGCTTGGCGATGTCGCGCTACTGGCGCGCGCGGCCGAGCACCTCGGAATACCGATGGACGCGATTGCACCTGCGGAAGCCGCCGACCTCGTGGAGTTAGGCACCCGAGTCCAGTTCCGCCATCCGCTGGTACGGTCGGCCATCTACATAAGCGCAAACCCACTGGAGCGCAGACGAATCCACGCTGTGCTGGCCGACGCTACCGATCCGTCAACCGATCCCGATCGCCGAGCATGGCACCGCGCCCATGCGGCCGCGGGCACCGATGAGACCATCGCCGCCGAACTGGAACAGTCGGCGAGCCGCGCCCAGGCCAGGGGCGGCGTCCTGGCCGCTGCCGCCTTTCTGCAACGCGCGACCGAGCTCACCGCGGAGCCGGCCGCACGAGGCTTACGAGCGCTGGCCGCGGCCCAATCCAAATACGACGCAGCAGCCTTCGATTCCGCCCGTGAGCTCCTCGGCGTTGCGGACATGGCTCCGCTCGATCCACTGGCGCGCGCCCGGGCCGCACGGTTGCGCGCAAAGATCGCCTTTGTGGAAAGCCGGGTGGGCGCTTACGGTTCCACGACGGTGTCCGAAGCCGCGATCGGCCTGCTGGACGCTGCCAGGGGGCTGGAAAACCTGGACGACAACCTGGCCCGGGAGACCTATCTGGATGCGGTCGGAGCTGCCATGTACGGCGGCCGGCTGTGTCCACGAGGCGGGGCCCTGGAGATCGCCGAGCCCGCCCGCCTTGCCCCCGCAGGATCGCGGCCGGAACGGCCCTCGGACCTTCTGCTCGACGGACTGGCGAAGCGAATCACCCACGGCGCCACGGCCAGTGCACAGGCGCTGCGCGATGCCCTCACCCTTATCAGCCAGGAAGCCGACCGTCCCCGGAACACCGACTGGATGCAGCAGGCCTTCCCGATCGCACTGGAATCGGCCACACATGAGATATGGGATGACGACATGTGGCATCACCTCGCGACTCGCGCGGTGCACGTGGCCCGAGAAGTCGGTGCGCTATCGCTGCTGCCGGCAGCACTCATCTACCGCGCGGGCATGCACATCCACGCCGGCGAACTGGACGCCGCGGCGGAACTGGTCCACGAGGCAGACGCCATCTCGGCCGCCACAGGCCACGCACCGATCAGGTACCACTCCCTGGTTCTGGCGGCTTGGCGCGGCACCGAGCCTGATGCGATTCGGCTGATGGATGACGCTATGCGCGACGGCGCGGCCAGGGGCGAGGGCAGGCTACTCGGTGCGATGGGCTACGCGGCTGGTGTGCTCAACAACAGTCTGGGCCGATATGAGCTGGCTTTTCACGCGGCGCGAAGAGCTTGCGAACACGAAGATCTCGGGATGTACAGCTGGTGCCTTGTCGAACTGATCGAGTCGGCTGTCCGCTGCGGCGAGCACGACACTGCGACAAAGGCGCTGGACCAACTCGAAGAGCGCGCGCGGGCCGGAGAAACCCATTGGTCCCACGGCATGGTGGCGCGCTCTCGCGCGCTACTCGCCATCGACGAGGACCCGGAGAACCACTACCGCGAGGCAATCCAACATCTCACCCGCACAAGAATTTCCGTGCACCTTGCCCGTGCGCACCTGATATATGGCGAGTGGTTGCGCCGGTGCAATCGACGATCGGACGCCCGTACGGAACTCAAGGTGGCACACGCGAGTTTCCTGGGCATGGGCGCGGCGGCCTTCGCCGAGCGGGCGGAGCGCGAGCTGCGCGCCACGGGCGCGAAAGTCCGAAAACGTTCCGCCAGTCCGCAGGAGGCGCTCACCGCGCAAGAAGCCCAAATCGCCCGCATGGCCGGCCAGGGGTTGACCAATCAGGAGATCGCCGCGCAGCTGTTCATCAGCTCGCACACCGTCGAATGGCATCTGCGGAAGGTATTCACCAAGCGCGGCATCACCTCGCGCAGACAGCTGCGCGGCGATCGCTAGGACTGCACACCGGGATCACCCCATAGACGCCGAAAGGGCTATCCAGGGCACTCGACGCGGTGGTCGAGGCGCTGGATAGCCCAATGGCGTACGTTCAGGCTCCGCGGAACCGATTTAGCCCTTGCGGGCCTTCACTGCGTCGGTGAGCTGCGGCGCGACATTGAACAGGTCGCCCACCACGCCGAAGTCGGCGATCTCGAAAATGGGGGCTTCCTCGTCCTTGTTGACCGCGACGATGGTCTTCGAGGTCTGCATACCGGCCCGGTGCTGGATGGCGCCGGAGATGCCCAGTGCGATGTACAGCTGCGGCGACACGGTCTTACCCGTCTGACCCACCTGGAACTGGCCCGGGTAGTAGCCCGAGTCGACCGCGGCGCGCGAGGCACCCACGGCGGCACCGAGCGAATCGGCGAGGTCCTCGACAACGCTGAACTTCTCGGCGCTACCGACACCACGACCACCCGAGACGACGATGGTGGCCTCGGTGAGCTCCGGACGGTCGCCACCGACCACCGGCTGGCGCGAGGTGACCTTGGTGGCGTTCTCGGCGGGCGCGGGCACCTCGACGGTGACCTGCTCGCCCGCACCGGCGGCCGGCGCGGCCTCCACGGCACCCGGACGCACGGTGATGACCGGGGCGTCCCCATTCGCCTGCGCCTCAACGGTGAACGCACCACCGAAGATCGAGTGCAGAGCCTTGCCACCCTCGCGGACCTCGATCACGTCGGTCAGCAGACCCGATCCCAGGCGTGCGGCCAGACGTCCGGCCACCTCCTTGCCCTCGGTGGTGGCGGCGATCAGGATGCCGGCCGGGCTGGCGGTCTCGGCCAGGGCGGCCAGGATGTCCACCTTCGGGGTCACCAGGTAGCTGTCGACGACATCGGACTCGGCGACATAGATCTTCGCGGCGCCGGCTTCCTTGAGGCCATCGATCAGCGGCGCGGCGGTGCCTGCGGGCCCGGCGACGACGGCCGAGGGCTCACCCAGGACGCGTGCGGCGGTGATCAGCTCGGCGCTGACCTTCTTCAGCGCACCCTCTGAATGCTCAACGAGCACAAGTACTTCAGCCATAACTTTGCTTTCTCGTTTCTGTATTTAGGGGGTCTTAGATGATCTTTTGGGCGACCAGGAACTCGGCGACCTTGGTGCCGCCCTCGCCCTCGTCGGTGATCTTCTCGCCCGCGGTCTTGGCGGCCTTGGGGGTGGAGGACAGCACGGTGGAACCGGCGTTCGAGACACCCACTTCGTCGGCCTCCACGCCGATCTCGGCGAGGGTCAGCACGGCAACTTCCTTCTTCTTGGCGGCCATGATGCCCTTGAAGGAGGGGAAGCGAGGCTCGTTGATCTTCTCGGTGACGCTGACGATGGCCGGCAGAGTCGCCTCGACCTCGAACACGCCCTCGTCGGTCTCACGCTCACCCTTGACGACGCCACCCTCGACGGTCAGCTTGCGCAGGTGCGTCAGCTGCGGCAGACCGAGGTACTCAGCGATGATCGCGGGGATCGCGCCCGAGCGGCCGTCGGTGGCCTCGTTACCGGCGATGACGAGCTCGACACCCTCGACCTGCCCCAGCGCGCGGGCCAGAGCCCAGCCCGTCTGGATGGCGTCGGATCCGTGCAGACCCGGGTCGAGCAGGTGAACTGCCTTGTCGGCACCCATGGACAGCGCCTTGCGGATGGCCTCGGTGGCCTTCTCCGGTCCGGCCGAGACCACGGTCACGACCGAGTCACCGCCCTCGCGCTCCTTGATGAGCAGCGCTTCTTCAACGGCACGCTCGTTGATCTCGTCCAGCACCGCGTCGGCGGCTTCCCGGTCGAGCGTGAAGTCACCGTCGGTGAGCTTGCGCTCCGACCAGGTGTCCGGGACCTGCTTGATCAGGACCGCGATATTCGTCATGAGTCTCCGATCGTCCTTCCTCTTCGCTGTCTGCCAGCGTTGTGCTGGCCATCTGCTCTCTGCTTCCATGCGCACCCACGCCCGCCGGTCGCACTGTCACATTTTCGTGACTCATCCGGCTGATCTCATTACTCACGGGTAACATACGGAGTTCGCCCGTACACCATAGCCGGTTCACCCCTGGTTTCCGGCCTGTGATCTGGGCCACCAGTATTAAGACACGGCGTTCACCCGATAGCCTGCCTAACGATGAACTCGCACCTGACCGACCCGCACCCGGCTGATCCTCTTCGCGCAAGCGGCCCATCAGCCGAAGACCCGGACGCCACCCTGGCGCTGACCGGGGAGCGGACCGTGCCCGGCATCGCCGAAGAGAACTACTGGTTCCGCCGCCACGAGGTCGTCTACGAGCGCCTGCGCGGACGCTGTGCGGGCGGCAAGGTGCTGGAAGCCGGTAGCGGTGAGGGCTACGGCGCCGACATGTTGGCGCAAGTGGCCGAGCACGTCATCGGGCTCGACTACGACGAGTCGGCGATCGCGCACGTCAAGGCCCGCTACCCGCGGGTGGACATGCGGGCCGGAAACCTGGCGGATCTGCCACTCGCCGAC
Coding sequences within:
- a CDS encoding SDR family oxidoreductase, giving the protein MKITVVGATGQIGSRVVSLLTADGHEVVAASLSSGANVLTGEGLVDALTGSNVVIDVVNSPSFDDGPVMDFFTASARNLVDAAKTNGVGHYVALSIVGADGLPDSGYMRAKVAQEQIIVESGLPYTIVRATQFQEFAEAITDTLVVGDEIRVPDARIQLIAVDDVSAQVAHAAEAQPRNGIINIGGPEKFSFADMAQAVLAARGDERPVVVDAGATYFGTPVDDYSLVTGEDGVLAPTRFADWMARR
- the mnmA gene encoding tRNA 2-thiouridine(34) synthase MnmA, with protein sequence MKVLAAMSGGVDSSVAAARMVDAGHDVVGVHLALSAAPGTLRTGSRGCCSKEDAADARRVADMLGIPFYVWDFADRFKEDVIDDFVEAYAEGRTPNPCVKCNEKIKFAALADRAIALGFDAVATGHYARLHDGRLRRAVDADKDQSYVLGVLTPEQLSRALFPVGDSPKPDIRAEAEQRGLLVANKPDSHDICFIPSGDTQAFLGARIGVRRGNVVDADGSVLATHAGVHEFTIGQRKGLGLVGPAADGRPRYVTSIDAETATVRVGTVEDLEIWEFGGEPVVWTSGRVPTEPVECQVQVRAHGSVVDAIVDPGTDRIQVRLRTALRGVAPGQTVVLYRPDTEGDEVLGSAIITRD
- a CDS encoding GNAT family N-acetyltransferase: MSTASVLIAADQSMPEVAGVNGEAPLGPRYTLLLSNDPADIDAVQRLRYDVFSSEPGFQLASTPEAFEGRDADRFDEHCDHLLVREDTSGDVVGCYRMLPPPGAIAAGGLYSATEFDISGLDSLRPQLVEMGRAVVRGDHRNGAVVLLMWAGILAYLDRCDYTYVTGCVSVPMQDSPEQAPGSQVRAVRDFVMKRHAAAPEYTVRPYNPVVVDGMGLDDIVPPAKVQVPALMRGYLRLGAKVLGEPAHDPDFGVADFMALLNKNEADVRYLKRLRSVGAASEIGATSVSPESE
- a CDS encoding electron transfer flavoprotein subunit beta/FixA family protein, whose protein sequence is MTNIAVLIKQVPDTWSERKLTDGDFTLDREAADAVLDEINERAVEEALLIKEREGGDSVVTVVSAGPEKATEAIRKALSMGADKAVHLLDPGLHGSDAIQTGWALARALGQVEGVELVIAGNEATDGRSGAIPAIIAEYLGLPQLTHLRKLTVEGGVVKGERETDEGVFEVEATLPAIVSVTEKINEPRFPSFKGIMAAKKKEVAVLTLAEIGVEADEVGVSNAGSTVLSSTPKAAKTAGEKITDEGEGGTKVAEFLVAQKII
- a CDS encoding helix-turn-helix transcriptional regulator; protein product: MTDARSGPSQVLVLRGEAGVGKTALLRYALGKASGLLLARASGVESEMELPFAGLQQFCAPFSKYLDALPGPQREALDIALGTTSGPPPDRFLSGLAVLSLLAAAAEHQPVLCVIDDAQWLDRVSLQTLAFVTRRLGGEPVAVLFAVRGESADELTGLPEFTVRGLRAADAGALLDSAIPGLLDARVRDRIVAETQGNPLALLELPRDLTAEELAGGFGWPDSGRLTGRIEQTFLRRVQQLPTQTQTLMLTAATDPLGDVALLARAAEHLGIPMDAIAPAEAADLVELGTRVQFRHPLVRSAIYISANPLERRRIHAVLADATDPSTDPDRRAWHRAHAAAGTDETIAAELEQSASRAQARGGVLAAAAFLQRATELTAEPAARGLRALAAAQSKYDAAAFDSARELLGVADMAPLDPLARARAARLRAKIAFVESRVGAYGSTTVSEAAIGLLDAARGLENLDDNLARETYLDAVGAAMYGGRLCPRGGALEIAEPARLAPAGSRPERPSDLLLDGLAKRITHGATASAQALRDALTLISQEADRPRNTDWMQQAFPIALESATHEIWDDDMWHHLATRAVHVAREVGALSLLPAALIYRAGMHIHAGELDAAAELVHEADAISAATGHAPIRYHSLVLAAWRGTEPDAIRLMDDAMRDGAARGEGRLLGAMGYAAGVLNNSLGRYELAFHAARRACEHEDLGMYSWCLVELIESAVRCGEHDTATKALDQLEERARAGETHWSHGMVARSRALLAIDEDPENHYREAIQHLTRTRISVHLARAHLIYGEWLRRCNRRSDARTELKVAHASFLGMGAAAFAERAERELRATGAKVRKRSASPQEALTAQEAQIARMAGQGLTNQEIAAQLFISSHTVEWHLRKVFTKRGITSRRQLRGDR
- a CDS encoding cupin domain-containing protein; the protein is MSALTVLQSVTPPVLPSDAHVMTVQIEWPAGSSGTPPHRHPGGPAFGYVVEGEMLFELEGEAPRVVKAGEAFWEPGGDVIHYSDANNRPDAVLRFVVTMMCKPGAPMLVLVDEEELRQRADRRVPA
- a CDS encoding electron transfer flavoprotein subunit alpha/FixB family protein, with protein sequence MAEVLVLVEHSEGALKKVSAELITAARVLGEPSAVVAGPAGTAAPLIDGLKEAGAAKIYVAESDVVDSYLVTPKVDILAALAETASPAGILIAATTEGKEVAGRLAARLGSGLLTDVIEVREGGKALHSIFGGAFTVEAQANGDAPVITVRPGAVEAAPAAGAGEQVTVEVPAPAENATKVTSRQPVVGGDRPELTEATIVVSGGRGVGSAEKFSVVEDLADSLGAAVGASRAAVDSGYYPGQFQVGQTGKTVSPQLYIALGISGAIQHRAGMQTSKTIVAVNKDEEAPIFEIADFGVVGDLFNVAPQLTDAVKARKG
- a CDS encoding lysophospholipid acyltransferase family protein, translating into MAPEYAHAWLPKATCDDSCMRANPIDEPGRLTRTVRTTTRIAMAITLLTLAPLLGIPLPGRVRWQRGYCRLMLRCLGVRISVSGGPIRDIRGSLVVAGHVSWVDVFAIGAVLPGSFVARADLIDWPGLGVIARMMRVIPIERGNLRTLPRVVGTVASRLEAGQTVVAFPEGTTWCGRAYGSFRPAMFQAAIDAQRPVQPLRLTYHHLNGELSTVPAYVGEDTLMASIRRLTATRMTVAHIQVAGLQLPGESRRDLAARCEAAVRAGDRIPQIHSHQHPERPEPIAA
- a CDS encoding cysteine desulfurase family protein, whose protein sequence is MPRSVYLDHAATTPMRPAAIEAMAATMAQTGNAASLHGSGRDARRRVEESRESIAAALGARPSEVIFTAGGTESDNLAVKGIYWARRDADTRRRRIIASAVEHHAVLDAVQWLVDHEGAEVTWLPVDEAGTVTPGALRAALAEHDDVALITVMWANNEVGTINPVCELASIAAEFDIPMHSDAIGAVGQLDVDFGLSGLSAMSVAAHKFGGPMGVGALLLRRETACVPLLHGGGHERDIRSGTPDTAAIVAMSTALVVAVSERCDGAVAMAELRDSLIDHVLTEIEGATLNGAPGSGRLPGNAHFTFADCEGDSLLMLLDANGIECSTGSACTAGVARPSHVLIEMGIDPQAARGSLRFTFGHTSVASDVDRALEALHIAVPRARAAALASAGGRS